Genomic segment of Catenibacterium mitsuokai:
TCTTAATAATTCGATAACTCTGTTCTTAACTTTTCTATCTTCATTGACTTCGTCGAGTAATCCACTAGCACCACGGCATTTCAATGAATGTCCACCATGTACATTGAAATTCATACTCTTATTCCTCCTCTAAGTATGCACCTATTCCATAATCTGACGCACACATATATTCAATTCTGCACCCTCTTGCTTTGTTCCATCCCTTTAAAAAGTAAGCAACATCGGCAGTTGATAATAATTCAATAGATTTACCAAGGCACCATAAAGGAGTGCCTTCTACTTTAATATAACTATCAATAATTTCAGCATCATCACCATAGAGACTTTTGATTTTTTTGATAGCCTTTTCTCTATTGTGTCTGATTTCTTCTTCAGGCAATCCCTTCATAGGTTGTGAAATAAATATTTTCATTTCTAATTCTCCTCATATTTGATAATAGGTGCTTTCGCCTTGATGACGTTGATATCTCCTAAAGATATATGAAACACATCTCCTGCGCTTGAGAAAGCACGGCATTCATAAGAAAGCTCGTTTCTGCTTCTGCCTAGTGTATCAGTAGGATCTATCTTCGCAGTTATTACATTATCCTTGATTGTTGTTTCTTTTCTTCTAATCTCATCGCCATCAATGATTACAAGAAGAGCCCTATATTCATTGAAATTAAAAGGCTCGCCATCAGACGAGCACGAAAATCTGATAAGATGTGTAGTTCCTTCAATCACATCTATATCACGCTTATTGCAATTCATTTATTCATCTCCTTCAAAATGCGAAACCTTTCCGATATCTATATGCATTGTATTGCTTACTTCAATTTCAGCATCTAATGCAGTTTGTGCAGCTATATTGATATTCCTATGATCAGCATCTATTGAAGCGTTAACGTGTGTACACTTGCTAATATCCACACCTACAGTATGAGAGGCTTCTATATCTACTTCAGTAGTCTGTGCTTCATCTGGTCCTGAATAAAGAAAAAGAGTGAACCATCCTCTACTCATCCTGACCACACTCCATCTGATGACTTAGCATATATTCTTATGAGATATTCTCCATCTCCATTTAACAACTCTGTGTCTAATACACTAACTATTCCTGTTTCTCCAGTTTTTAGATTCGTTCCACTTTCAACGAGTAACCCTATTCCTCTTCCGGATGCTTCGCCTTCACGAGTAGCACGAGCCTCCCATTCAGATACATCAATATCACAATGAAATCTACAGATACACTCGTTGATACCTAATACTCTAGATATTCGATATTTATCAATACTATCAATTGTTACGATAGGTGCCTCAGCAAGTCTATAAGTGACTGTGATAAGTCCTTCAGTAAGCCATACATTACCAACAGCGGCCCACGATGCTCCCCACGCATCACATTCGACCGAGCC
This window contains:
- a CDS encoding DUF4406 domain-containing protein produces the protein MKIFISQPMKGLPEEEIRHNREKAIKKIKSLYGDDAEIIDSYIKVEGTPLWCLGKSIELLSTADVAYFLKGWNKARGCRIEYMCASDYGIGAYLEEE